The following coding sequences lie in one Gemmatimonadota bacterium genomic window:
- a CDS encoding ROK family protein, with the protein MNDPSTLVVDIGGSHVKALVSGETEPRAFRSGPELTAVSFADRLRALVSGWSFDRVALGYPGPVAANRAAEEPANLGDGWMEYDFAGLFHLPTLVLNDAALQALGSDQGGRMLFLGLGTGLGSALVLDGLLHPTELAHLPYRKKRSYEEYLGEAARHRRGNKRWRTSVQDVVELLSHGLQVDYVVLGGGNARRARRVKFRVDVRFGSNRNAFLGGFRAWERGLGRS; encoded by the coding sequence ATGAATGATCCATCCACCCTCGTCGTCGACATCGGCGGCTCCCACGTGAAGGCGTTGGTGTCCGGAGAGACCGAGCCGCGGGCCTTCCGTTCCGGTCCAGAGCTCACAGCGGTTTCGTTCGCCGATCGATTGCGGGCGCTGGTCAGCGGGTGGTCCTTCGATCGCGTCGCCCTCGGGTACCCGGGACCGGTAGCAGCCAATCGTGCAGCGGAGGAACCTGCCAACCTCGGTGATGGGTGGATGGAATACGACTTCGCGGGCCTCTTCCACCTGCCGACTCTGGTCCTCAACGATGCCGCGCTGCAGGCTCTGGGCAGTGACCAAGGGGGCCGCATGCTGTTCCTCGGGCTCGGCACGGGGCTCGGTTCCGCCCTCGTCCTGGACGGACTCCTGCACCCCACTGAGCTGGCTCACCTGCCGTATCGCAAGAAACGCTCGTACGAGGAGTATTTGGGCGAGGCGGCGCGGCACCGACGGGGAAACAAGCGATGGCGCACATCGGTGCAGGACGTGGTGGAGCTGCTGAGCCACGGACTCCAGGTCGACTACGTGGTCCTGGGCGGAGGCAATGCCCGGCGGGCTCGTCGCGTGAAGTTCCGCGTCGACGTTCGCTTCGGAAGCAACCGGAATGCGTTCCTCGGCGGGTTTCGGGCGTGGGAGCGGGGCCTGGGCCGGTCATGA
- a CDS encoding cytochrome c, producing the protein MNSRTCVGTALLLGLLAGACGGSDSEGAPLDESGHVQVSTEWERTQFEGGHLPSWAVWRAPGEELADARTSLLQENAERFRMLAPHAALAVDTAVQMKQPYYVAATFTEDDAPFGHTSVVGLTAGGKEVLAPLSVFALRGDGHIRAWHQEAGQTTELTGGFWYEVPGLAPNQALQRHVVNRLELLVGQDSTAFLVNGRLLLRVQTVAHMFGSPGMYVHAPDTVAVSDWAVVPFSGGTAGASFAGAPDPPPGAPLAAAAGGPSAPPDLTQARTTFQTVCATCHGKGGAGNGPGAAALNPKPANFTDPAFWKGKTDAELEKAIKDGGHSVGLSATMPAWGGMLSASQIQSMLAYLKTLAPTGHP; encoded by the coding sequence ATGAACAGCCGCACCTGTGTAGGAACTGCCTTGCTTCTGGGCCTACTCGCCGGAGCGTGCGGCGGGAGCGACTCGGAAGGAGCCCCTCTGGACGAATCCGGCCACGTGCAGGTATCGACGGAATGGGAGCGGACGCAGTTCGAGGGTGGACACCTGCCGTCCTGGGCGGTCTGGCGGGCTCCGGGTGAGGAGCTCGCGGACGCCCGCACCAGCCTCTTGCAGGAGAATGCGGAGCGGTTCCGGATGTTGGCGCCGCACGCGGCGCTCGCCGTGGATACGGCGGTCCAGATGAAGCAGCCCTACTACGTTGCTGCCACCTTCACCGAGGACGACGCTCCCTTCGGACATACGTCGGTGGTGGGCCTGACGGCCGGCGGCAAGGAAGTCCTGGCTCCGCTCTCCGTCTTCGCCTTGCGGGGTGACGGGCACATCCGGGCCTGGCACCAGGAGGCCGGTCAGACGACCGAGCTCACCGGCGGCTTCTGGTACGAAGTGCCGGGACTCGCGCCCAACCAGGCGCTGCAGCGCCACGTCGTCAACCGTCTGGAGCTGCTGGTGGGCCAGGACAGCACTGCCTTCCTGGTGAACGGCCGGCTTCTGCTCCGGGTCCAGACCGTGGCCCACATGTTCGGGAGCCCCGGTATGTACGTGCATGCGCCGGATACGGTGGCCGTCTCGGATTGGGCGGTGGTCCCCTTCTCCGGCGGGACGGCGGGCGCGTCCTTCGCGGGCGCTCCCGACCCTCCCCCGGGGGCTCCCCTGGCAGCCGCCGCGGGCGGACCGTCCGCTCCTCCAGACTTGACGCAGGCGAGGACCACCTTCCAGACCGTCTGCGCCACCTGCCACGGCAAGGGGGGGGCGGGGAATGGGCCGGGCGCCGCAGCGCTCAATCCGAAACCGGCGAACTTCACGGATCCGGCCTTCTGGAAGGGAAAGACCGACGCGGAGCTGGAGAAGGCGATCAAGGATGGCGGTCACTCCGTCGGTCTCTCGGCGACGATGCCCGCGTGGGGCGGCATGTTGAGCGCCTCCCAGATCCAATCGATGCTGGCGTATCTGAAGACGTTGGCGCCGACAGGCCATCCGTGA
- the pgl gene encoding 6-phosphogluconolactonase, translating to MTNDVRVFPDMDTLSDAAAAAIRQCIRGAVADRGEAVLALSGGHTPEGLFRRLALRPQALPWKELQVFWVDERWVSSDDPHSNFGTAQRGWFAPADAPPDHLHPIPTDRRSPGAAAEEYERLLRGYAQRRAPCPLFDLVILGLGTDGHTASLFPDQPAPIDAWVAPVDAPAQYTIRSRVTLTPLALNQSRNVMFLVSGAEKAPAVRAALAREGDVGATPSRSIRPRGRRLWFVDEAAYSQVSTSATAPEASPRTSS from the coding sequence ATGACCAACGACGTCCGCGTCTTTCCCGACATGGACACCCTGTCCGACGCGGCCGCCGCCGCCATCCGGCAGTGCATTCGCGGGGCAGTCGCCGACCGTGGTGAAGCGGTCCTGGCGCTCTCGGGCGGCCATACGCCGGAAGGCCTGTTTCGCCGACTCGCCCTGCGACCCCAGGCCCTGCCCTGGAAGGAGCTGCAGGTTTTCTGGGTCGATGAGCGCTGGGTGTCCTCGGACGATCCGCACAGCAATTTCGGGACGGCACAGCGCGGCTGGTTCGCGCCGGCCGACGCACCACCCGACCACCTCCACCCCATCCCAACCGATCGACGCTCGCCTGGCGCCGCGGCAGAGGAGTACGAGCGACTCCTTCGGGGATACGCCCAGCGTCGCGCACCATGCCCGCTGTTCGATCTGGTGATCCTGGGACTGGGCACGGACGGTCACACCGCCTCCCTCTTCCCGGACCAGCCCGCTCCGATCGATGCGTGGGTCGCGCCAGTGGATGCACCTGCCCAGTATACGATTCGCTCCCGAGTGACCCTGACGCCACTGGCGCTCAACCAGTCGCGCAACGTGATGTTCCTGGTCAGTGGAGCCGAGAAAGCCCCAGCGGTGCGCGCGGCGCTCGCCCGCGAAGGCGACGTGGGTGCAACCCCGTCCCGATCGATCCGACCACGCGGCAGGCGACTGTGGTTTGTCGACGAAGCGGCCTACTCACAGGTCAGTACCAGCGCTACGGCCCCTGAAGCCTCGCCACGTACGTCCAGCTAG
- a CDS encoding APC family permease: MSEPDTAGGPLQGGGDAGASGVGTGAWEFAGWGRAERITDLPSPAGASLRHLEAPHQHSLGTWKATAICGNDITSSVLYVSALCAGQAGVLAPVVLLIVAGVLYLFRRVYAEVGSALPLNGGTYTVLLNTTNKRLAAGAACLTLLSYVATAVISANEAMHYAHNLWGGLNVMVATLVVLGAFATLSIVGIGESAMVALVIFAIHMVTLVFLTLACSIAVVRDPSMLIRNFHIPPLHNLGHALFFGFAAAMLGISGFESSANFIEEQKEGVFPKTLRNMWIAIAIFNPAISFLSFGLLPLGDIQQVPPDLLARMGGEAVGRPLALLVSADAVLVLSGAVLTSYVGMTGLVRRMSLDLCLPQFLLRQNRWRGTNHWIPLAFFALCGSILLITSGRIEALAGVYTLAFLSVMALFAVGNMLLKTRRARLPRSERATWPTVTVALLAVLVGLAGNILMDPITLEVFQAYFLAALAVVALMFLRVEILKVGLLISSALVERLSAASSWIHRAVTGQMRRINDRPRVYFSKGDDLVTLNQAALYVLDNEQTTRLKVVHVYDDEGGIPPQLAEHLRLIDHLYPRLRIDFLAVKGRFGPELVEALSSRLGVPKNYMFIGTPGDRFPHRLADLGGVRVVL, from the coding sequence TTGAGCGAACCGGACACCGCGGGGGGACCCCTCCAGGGAGGGGGGGACGCGGGCGCCAGCGGCGTCGGAACCGGAGCGTGGGAGTTCGCCGGTTGGGGGCGCGCCGAACGCATCACCGACCTCCCCAGCCCTGCCGGTGCGTCGCTGCGCCACTTGGAGGCGCCGCATCAGCACTCGCTGGGGACGTGGAAGGCCACCGCCATCTGTGGGAACGACATCACGTCCAGCGTCCTGTACGTGTCGGCGCTGTGCGCGGGACAAGCGGGGGTCCTGGCGCCCGTCGTGCTGCTGATCGTCGCGGGCGTGCTCTATCTGTTCCGACGGGTCTACGCCGAGGTAGGAAGCGCGCTGCCCCTGAACGGCGGCACCTACACCGTTTTGCTCAATACCACCAACAAACGCCTCGCAGCCGGGGCCGCCTGCCTGACCCTGCTCTCCTATGTGGCCACGGCGGTCATCAGCGCCAACGAGGCCATGCACTACGCCCACAACCTGTGGGGCGGCCTGAACGTCATGGTCGCGACCCTGGTGGTGCTCGGCGCCTTTGCCACGCTCAGCATCGTCGGCATCGGGGAGTCGGCGATGGTGGCGCTCGTCATCTTCGCCATCCACATGGTCACGCTGGTGTTCCTGACGTTGGCCTGTAGCATCGCGGTGGTGCGCGATCCCTCGATGCTGATCCGCAACTTCCACATCCCCCCGCTGCACAACCTCGGACACGCGCTGTTCTTCGGGTTCGCGGCGGCCATGCTGGGCATCAGCGGCTTCGAGAGCTCCGCCAACTTCATCGAAGAACAGAAGGAAGGGGTCTTTCCCAAGACGCTGCGCAACATGTGGATCGCCATCGCGATCTTCAATCCGGCGATCAGCTTCCTTTCCTTCGGCCTCCTCCCTCTCGGGGACATCCAACAGGTACCGCCCGACCTGTTGGCACGTATGGGCGGTGAGGCCGTGGGTCGTCCGCTGGCGCTGTTGGTGAGCGCGGACGCGGTGCTGGTCCTGTCTGGCGCGGTTCTGACCAGCTATGTGGGAATGACGGGCCTGGTGCGCCGCATGTCGTTGGACCTGTGTCTGCCCCAGTTCCTGCTGCGGCAGAACCGCTGGCGGGGGACCAACCACTGGATTCCGCTGGCCTTCTTCGCGTTGTGCGGGTCGATCCTCCTGATCACGAGCGGCCGGATCGAGGCGCTGGCCGGCGTCTACACGCTGGCATTCCTGAGCGTGATGGCGCTGTTCGCCGTCGGGAACATGCTACTCAAGACGCGCAGGGCACGGCTGCCTCGCAGCGAGAGGGCGACCTGGCCCACGGTCACCGTCGCCCTCCTGGCGGTTCTCGTGGGTCTGGCCGGCAACATCCTCATGGATCCGATCACCCTCGAGGTGTTCCAGGCCTACTTCCTGGCCGCGCTGGCGGTGGTGGCCCTCATGTTCCTGCGGGTGGAGATCCTGAAGGTCGGCCTGCTCATTTCCAGTGCGCTAGTGGAGCGGCTCTCGGCGGCCAGCAGCTGGATCCATCGTGCGGTCACCGGGCAGATGCGACGGATCAACGACCGTCCCCGGGTCTACTTCAGCAAGGGGGACGACCTGGTGACCCTGAACCAGGCCGCGCTCTACGTGCTGGACAACGAGCAGACGACTCGCCTCAAGGTCGTGCACGTCTATGACGACGAGGGGGGGATCCCGCCTCAACTCGCGGAGCACCTGCGCCTGATCGATCACCTGTATCCCCGCCTCCGCATCGACTTCCTGGCGGTCAAAGGGCGGTTCGGCCCCGAGCTGGTCGAGGCCCTCTCCTCCCGTCTGGGGGTGCCCAAGAACTACATGTTCATCGGCACCCCGGGTGACCGCTTTCCGCACCGCCTGGCGGACCTGGGCGGCGTGAGAGTGGTGCTGTGA
- the gnd gene encoding decarboxylating 6-phosphogluconate dehydrogenase, producing the protein MRIGMVGLGRMGSNMAKRLMGAGHDCVVFDRSPEAVTTLARNGAHGATSLRDLVDQLPAPRAVWLMVPAAGVDEAVTDLLALLESGDVIIDGGNSHYVDDQRRGEEARERGVHYLDVGTSGGVWGRERGYCLMIGGDAAAVDRFTPIFEALAPGMGSLSRTPGRDAPSTAEKGFLHCGPVGAGHFVKMVHNGIEYGIMAAYAEGFAILEAAHVGKAGRASDAETTPLAHPERYRYDFALADVAEVWRRGSVIASWLLDLAATALAKSPELSGFSGRVADSGEGRWTLAAAIEEGVPAPVLASALFDRFNSRGAADYGNRLLSALRYEFGGHVERTGTEQP; encoded by the coding sequence ATGCGAATCGGGATGGTGGGCTTGGGACGTATGGGGTCCAACATGGCGAAGCGCCTGATGGGCGCAGGTCATGACTGCGTCGTCTTCGATCGGTCGCCAGAGGCGGTCACCACCTTGGCCCGGAACGGCGCCCACGGCGCCACCTCCCTGCGAGACCTGGTGGACCAGCTACCGGCTCCCCGCGCCGTTTGGCTCATGGTGCCGGCGGCTGGCGTGGACGAGGCCGTCACCGACCTGCTGGCTCTGCTGGAGTCCGGCGACGTCATCATCGACGGTGGGAACTCCCACTACGTGGACGACCAGCGCAGGGGTGAGGAAGCTCGAGAACGTGGCGTCCACTATCTGGACGTGGGGACGAGCGGAGGCGTGTGGGGAAGGGAGCGCGGGTATTGCCTCATGATCGGTGGAGATGCGGCGGCCGTGGACCGATTCACACCGATCTTCGAGGCTCTGGCACCTGGAATGGGGTCGCTGTCCCGGACGCCCGGACGCGACGCTCCCAGCACGGCGGAGAAGGGGTTCTTGCACTGCGGGCCCGTGGGCGCGGGTCATTTCGTCAAGATGGTGCACAATGGCATCGAGTACGGCATCATGGCCGCCTATGCGGAGGGCTTTGCCATCCTGGAGGCCGCCCACGTCGGGAAGGCCGGGAGGGCATCGGATGCCGAGACCACGCCCCTCGCCCATCCGGAGCGCTACCGCTACGACTTCGCGCTGGCCGACGTGGCCGAGGTCTGGCGGCGCGGAAGTGTGATCGCCTCCTGGCTCCTGGACCTCGCCGCCACGGCCCTGGCCAAGAGCCCCGAGCTCAGTGGCTTCAGTGGCCGCGTCGCCGACTCGGGGGAAGGGCGCTGGACGCTGGCCGCCGCCATCGAGGAGGGCGTCCCGGCACCGGTGTTGGCCTCCGCCCTGTTCGACCGCTTCAATTCCCGGGGAGCGGCGGACTACGGAAATCGCCTGTTGTCCGCGCTCCGCTACGAGTTCGGGGGGCACGTGGAGCGGACCGGTACGGAGCAGCCATGA
- the zwf gene encoding glucose-6-phosphate dehydrogenase yields the protein MTASTTAHPEATSALGRLPQAPPCAMVLFGANGDLSHRLVVPALYNLARAKRLSDDFRLFGVDRASDETGGWIQSLREGLERFATDSSASESDEVDPDVWGWLASRMTYVQADLTESDSYIRLRDRLADVDRAAGSPQNRLYYLAVVDRLFGGIVDQLGAAGLTRQEERAWRRVIIEKPLGHDLDSAKALNAKLSATLQEDQIFRIDHFLGKETVQNILALRFANGLFEPVWNRDHIDQVQVTVAETVGVEHRAAFYERTGALRDMVPNHLFQLLSLMAMEPPTSFRADPIRDRKTELLQMVRLPAMEGPSPDVVRGQYGAGSVLGAPFRAYRAEPGVAADSPVETYVAARLFVENWRWAGVPFYLRTGKALARRWTEIAIRFRDAPVALLRSCDLQGSVPNWLVLRIQPDEGLSLEFGAKRPGPRLELGAVQMDFDYRRYFHSPPATGYETLLYDCMIGDATLFQRGDTVEAAWQVVQPVLDAWSERMPTGFPDYTAGSDGPTSGDALLARDGHAWRALP from the coding sequence ATGACCGCCTCCACAACCGCGCACCCGGAAGCCACGTCAGCGCTGGGCCGGCTCCCCCAAGCTCCCCCCTGCGCCATGGTGCTGTTCGGTGCCAACGGCGACCTCAGCCACCGACTCGTCGTTCCCGCGCTCTACAATCTGGCTCGTGCGAAGCGCTTGTCGGACGACTTTCGCCTGTTCGGGGTGGATCGTGCGTCCGACGAGACCGGTGGGTGGATCCAAAGCCTCCGCGAGGGCCTCGAGCGCTTCGCGACAGACTCGAGCGCATCCGAATCCGACGAGGTGGACCCCGACGTGTGGGGTTGGCTGGCGTCGCGGATGACGTACGTCCAGGCGGACCTCACCGAGTCCGACAGTTACATCCGGCTACGCGACCGGCTGGCGGACGTGGACCGAGCCGCTGGATCCCCTCAGAACCGACTCTACTACCTGGCGGTGGTGGATCGGCTGTTCGGGGGCATCGTCGATCAGCTGGGTGCGGCGGGGCTGACGCGTCAGGAGGAGCGTGCCTGGCGGAGGGTGATCATCGAGAAACCCCTGGGGCACGATCTCGACTCGGCCAAGGCGTTGAATGCCAAGCTGTCCGCGACGCTGCAGGAGGACCAGATCTTCCGCATCGATCATTTCCTGGGAAAGGAGACGGTGCAGAACATCCTGGCACTACGCTTCGCCAACGGGTTGTTCGAACCGGTGTGGAATCGCGATCACATCGACCAGGTGCAGGTGACGGTGGCCGAAACAGTGGGTGTCGAACACCGCGCGGCCTTCTACGAGAGGACCGGAGCGTTGCGCGACATGGTCCCGAACCACCTCTTCCAACTTCTCTCGCTGATGGCGATGGAGCCGCCCACCTCGTTCAGGGCCGACCCCATCCGTGACCGCAAGACCGAGCTGTTGCAGATGGTGCGCCTGCCCGCGATGGAGGGTCCCTCCCCGGACGTAGTGCGGGGTCAATACGGCGCGGGGTCCGTGCTCGGGGCGCCGTTCCGGGCCTATCGGGCGGAGCCTGGCGTCGCCGCCGACTCACCGGTCGAGACGTATGTGGCGGCGCGGCTCTTCGTGGAGAACTGGCGCTGGGCCGGCGTTCCCTTCTATCTGAGGACGGGCAAGGCGCTGGCGCGTCGCTGGACCGAGATCGCGATCCGGTTCAGGGATGCGCCCGTGGCCCTGCTCCGCTCCTGCGACCTCCAGGGGTCGGTGCCGAACTGGCTCGTGCTGCGCATCCAGCCGGACGAGGGGCTGTCTCTCGAGTTCGGGGCCAAGCGCCCCGGCCCCCGCCTGGAGCTGGGAGCCGTGCAGATGGACTTCGACTATCGACGCTACTTCCACTCCCCACCGGCCACAGGCTACGAGACCTTGCTCTACGACTGCATGATCGGGGACGCGACCCTCTTCCAGAGGGGGGACACGGTAGAAGCAGCCTGGCAGGTGGTGCAGCCGGTGCTCGACGCCTGGTCCGAACGAATGCCGACCGGCTTCCCCGACTACACGGCCGGTAGCGACGGGCCTACGTCCGGCGACGCGCTGCTCGCCCGTGACGGCCACGCCTGGAGAGCGCTTCCTTGA
- a CDS encoding UbiA family prenyltransferase, producing MKAHLPGIRQLLYPGHTLPTAAAPVCVASGVAIAAGVFAAGPALGAFLAGWLIQLGGVIADNYNNLRRHPDDQEHPDLVLALRSGTVRIEQLRGAARACYVASLGIGLYLVWVGGLPALMVGCASILASLAYSSEPLPLGDRALGDPLFFLFFGVVSVVGAFYVQAADVLGTPFLITPPPGSLPAQAFVASLPVAALTTNILVIDNIRDRELDAAKGEITLAVLLGETWSRVEFFVLMSVAYGVPVVLWLRGAGVPVLLPLLTVPLALWLAWRVWTLRGHEALGPVTPQAGALDLTFSVLFGLGLALAGGA from the coding sequence ATGAAGGCGCACCTACCGGGTATCCGGCAGCTGCTGTATCCGGGGCACACCCTTCCCACGGCCGCCGCCCCCGTGTGCGTGGCGTCGGGTGTCGCGATCGCTGCAGGGGTCTTCGCAGCGGGTCCGGCCCTGGGCGCCTTCCTCGCTGGATGGCTGATTCAGCTCGGTGGAGTGATCGCCGACAACTACAACAACCTACGCCGGCATCCGGACGATCAGGAGCATCCAGACCTCGTGCTGGCATTGCGGAGTGGGACGGTTCGCATCGAACAGCTTCGCGGCGCGGCAAGGGCATGCTACGTCGCGTCTCTCGGAATCGGACTGTACCTGGTCTGGGTCGGTGGGCTGCCGGCTCTCATGGTGGGCTGTGCGAGCATCCTGGCCAGCCTGGCCTATTCGTCGGAGCCCCTGCCTCTGGGGGACCGGGCCTTGGGCGACCCGCTGTTCTTTCTGTTCTTCGGAGTGGTTTCGGTGGTCGGAGCGTTCTACGTGCAGGCGGCCGACGTATTGGGAACCCCCTTCCTGATCACCCCGCCCCCCGGGTCGCTTCCGGCTCAGGCGTTCGTGGCCAGCCTGCCGGTGGCCGCGTTGACGACCAACATCCTGGTCATCGACAACATCCGTGATCGGGAGCTCGACGCCGCCAAGGGGGAGATCACGCTGGCGGTGCTCCTGGGGGAGACGTGGAGTCGCGTCGAGTTCTTCGTCCTGATGAGCGTGGCCTACGGCGTGCCGGTTGTGCTGTGGCTGCGGGGCGCCGGAGTTCCGGTGCTGCTCCCGCTGCTCACAGTGCCGTTGGCCCTCTGGTTGGCATGGCGCGTCTGGACGCTGCGCGGTCACGAAGCGCTGGGCCCGGTCACGCCGCAGGCCGGTGCGCTGGATCTGACCTTCTCTGTGCTGTTCGGACTCGGTCTGGCTCTCGCAGGCGGGGCGTAG
- a CDS encoding glycoside hydrolase family 15 protein, with the protein MNDSTAFGAPGIEARWTRSAKDAVGTAYAAASRIWYTVSAGVLNEVYYPTIDHPQIRDLLLLVTDGATFFHDERRHLTTTTEYVGPSSLDVRVVNSDPEGRYRLVKEVLSDPHEECVLMQVTLETQPEYEGRLHVYALLAPHLDVGGADNNAEVADIAGRTLLTANKDGVWLALGATVPFLKRSCGYVGRSDGWTDLADDFHMDWEFGRAEHGNLAMIGELDLSETKTFVLGLALGSERPHAVSTLFQSLSVPFDQHRTRFCRQWQTACTHRLALEPFSTDGGQLYRRSHSLLLAHEDKTYPGALIASLSIPWGEVKGDEDLGGYHLVWTRDLCNSALALMASGNVQAPRRALVYLAATQNPDGGFYQNFWVDGKPYWKGVQLDEVAFPILLAWKLAEVDGLGAFDPYPTVKAAAGYLIRHGPATPQERWEEAGGYSPATLAVVIAGLTCAALFARSRGDQASSRYLQEYSDFLESRVEDWTVTHHGELLPDVPTHYIRIQPIDGSDPHADEDPDRGELRIANRGPDQQSVFPARNVVDAGFLALVRYGIRRPGSPLMEDSLRVVDAVLRVETPGGPVWRRYNHDGYGQGPNGEPFTGQGRGRAWPLLTGERGHYELAAGRDPTPFIRAMEWFSSGAGLLPEQVWDEQRAWPELGLALGRPTGSAMPLMWAHAEYIRLLRSMQDGVPFDRIAAVAERYQNGHRPAEREFWTFGRQPTRLPAGQALRIQAEATFRLRVTRDEGQTWTDIESTATTLGVCYCDLATRPGQGGTLRFTFFWPEAERWEGRDFQVAITDAPERQRPS; encoded by the coding sequence ATGAACGACTCGACAGCGTTCGGGGCACCAGGCATCGAGGCTCGCTGGACACGCAGCGCCAAGGACGCAGTCGGCACTGCATACGCCGCGGCCAGTCGGATCTGGTACACGGTGTCCGCAGGGGTACTGAACGAAGTCTACTACCCCACCATTGATCACCCGCAGATCCGCGATCTGCTGCTGCTGGTGACCGACGGTGCGACGTTCTTCCACGATGAACGTCGTCATCTCACCACCACAACGGAGTACGTGGGCCCCTCGTCGTTGGACGTGCGGGTCGTGAACAGCGACCCCGAGGGGCGCTACCGTCTGGTGAAGGAAGTCCTGAGCGATCCCCACGAGGAATGCGTGTTGATGCAGGTGACGCTGGAGACGCAGCCGGAGTACGAGGGACGGCTCCACGTCTACGCACTGCTGGCACCGCATCTGGATGTGGGCGGCGCAGACAACAACGCCGAGGTGGCCGACATCGCCGGACGGACCCTGTTGACCGCCAACAAGGACGGTGTCTGGTTGGCGTTGGGTGCGACGGTGCCGTTCCTGAAACGGTCCTGCGGGTACGTGGGGCGCTCGGACGGGTGGACGGATCTCGCAGACGACTTCCACATGGACTGGGAGTTCGGCCGCGCGGAGCACGGGAACCTGGCCATGATCGGGGAGTTGGATCTGAGCGAAACGAAGACCTTCGTCCTCGGCCTCGCCCTCGGCAGCGAGCGCCCCCATGCCGTCTCCACGCTCTTCCAATCCCTGTCGGTGCCCTTCGATCAACATCGCACGCGATTCTGCCGGCAGTGGCAGACCGCTTGTACCCACCGCCTGGCCCTGGAACCGTTCTCGACGGATGGGGGGCAGCTCTACCGCCGAAGTCACAGCCTCCTGCTCGCTCACGAGGACAAGACCTATCCCGGTGCCCTGATCGCGTCGTTGAGCATCCCGTGGGGGGAAGTCAAAGGAGACGAGGACCTCGGGGGCTATCATCTGGTCTGGACCCGGGATCTCTGCAACAGTGCTCTGGCGCTGATGGCATCGGGGAACGTGCAGGCTCCTCGCCGCGCTCTCGTCTATCTCGCGGCGACCCAGAATCCCGACGGCGGCTTCTACCAGAACTTCTGGGTGGACGGAAAGCCCTACTGGAAGGGCGTGCAGTTGGACGAGGTGGCCTTCCCGATCCTGTTGGCCTGGAAGCTCGCCGAAGTGGACGGTCTCGGTGCCTTCGATCCGTATCCGACCGTCAAGGCCGCGGCTGGCTATCTCATCCGCCACGGACCCGCCACGCCTCAGGAACGATGGGAGGAAGCCGGGGGCTACTCCCCCGCGACGCTGGCGGTCGTGATCGCTGGGCTGACCTGCGCCGCCCTCTTCGCCCGGTCGCGCGGTGACCAGGCCAGCTCACGCTACCTCCAGGAGTACTCGGACTTCCTGGAGAGCCGGGTGGAAGACTGGACGGTCACACATCACGGCGAGCTGCTCCCCGATGTGCCGACCCACTACATCCGGATTCAGCCCATCGATGGGTCCGACCCCCATGCGGACGAGGACCCGGATCGAGGAGAGTTGCGAATCGCCAATCGAGGCCCGGACCAGCAGTCCGTCTTCCCCGCGCGCAACGTGGTGGACGCGGGCTTCCTCGCCCTCGTGCGGTACGGAATCCGACGTCCGGGGAGTCCGCTGATGGAGGACTCCCTGCGGGTGGTCGATGCCGTGCTGCGAGTCGAGACACCCGGCGGGCCAGTCTGGCGACGCTACAACCACGACGGCTACGGCCAGGGTCCGAACGGAGAGCCCTTCACCGGTCAGGGACGGGGCCGGGCCTGGCCGCTGCTCACGGGGGAGCGCGGACACTACGAGCTGGCGGCGGGTCGCGATCCCACTCCCTTCATACGCGCAATGGAGTGGTTTTCCAGTGGAGCCGGCCTGCTGCCCGAGCAGGTCTGGGACGAGCAGCGAGCCTGGCCCGAACTCGGCCTGGCGTTGGGCCGTCCCACGGGGTCCGCCATGCCGCTCATGTGGGCGCACGCGGAATACATCCGCCTCCTGCGCTCGATGCAGGACGGCGTGCCCTTCGACCGGATCGCCGCGGTGGCCGAGCGCTACCAGAACGGACACCGCCCGGCCGAGCGGGAGTTCTGGACATTCGGCCGCCAGCCGACGCGCCTCCCCGCGGGCCAGGCGCTACGTATCCAGGCGGAGGCCACGTTCCGGCTTCGCGTCACCCGGGACGAGGGGCAAACCTGGACCGACATCGAAAGCACAGCGACGACCCTCGGCGTCTGCTACTGTGACCTCGCCACCCGCCCCGGCCAAGGGGGCACCCTGCGCTTCACCTTCTTCTGGCCGGAGGCGGAGCGGTGGGAAGGGCGCGACTTCCAGGTGGCGATCACCGACGCGCCCGAGCGACAACGACCTTCGTAG